A stretch of DNA from Candidatus Krumholzibacteriia bacterium:
TATCGCTCGCGTGGTGTCAGGCCGCTGTTCCCGGCATACGCTTCCGCCAGTTCGATCGCCTGCTCGAGGTCGCCGCGGACGTACGCGATTGTAATCAGTCTGTTCTCCAATTCCAGCGGCCGGGGATCCACCCGCATGCCTTGCTCGAGGGCGGCCAATGCACTGTCCGGCTTGCCGAGCACCATGTAGTTGTCCGCCAGCATGTCCCATGCATCAAACGAGTCGTCGATTGCGATTCTTCGCCGTGATACTGGAATCGCCTCGTCGGCGCGTCCGGTGGCAGTCAACCCGCCGGCGGTCATCTCGAGGAAGAAGAGATCGTCCGGGTAGAGCGCGAGCCCTGTGACTGCATATTCAAGGGCTTCGCTCCAGTGCCAGTACCACCACTTGGCAATGGACATCTCCTTGAGTGCATCGTGGTCGTCCGGCCATCGATCCAGCATTTCAGCGTACGTCTTCATGGCGTCCGCGCCATTCAAGGCAAGTCGGTCGCGCCACGCCTCCACGCGCAACCGGTCGCGCAGGCTGAGGCGCTCGCGATGACGCCACGCCAGGTCGGCGGACGCATGGGCCGCCGGCTGTCTGCCCAGCTCGTTGAATGCCTGGCTCTGCTGGTACCCCGCGAGTGCGAACGTGGTGTCGATGTCGAGTGCCCGGTCCAGTACGGTCACCGCATCGGTGTACCGGTTCTCCAGGTACAGTTTCTGGCCTTGCATGTAGAGTTCGTACGCGTCGGCGGACGACGTGGTCATGGCGGGCAGCCTGCGCGCGATCGGCGCCCGGGTGCCGCTGTGGGCCGCGATATCCGGGAGCGTCTGTGCGATCACGGAGTCGACGGCGGCCATGAGGTCAGGGGCGGCCATCCGGCCGTGCTTCAACGAGCGGCGGCTTGCTGTCTCCGACAGACTCCAGCTCACGATGCGCTCATCGCCGGACGCGGTGATCTCCGAGGTGAGCACCAGGGTTGCCCCGGCCTCACGGGCGAGGTCGATGGCGTCGTGACGGCCCTTCGCCGCGGCGCGTTTGCGGATTCCGGAGACATGCTGCGCGCTGAGCACGCGGCACGGGCTGTTCTCCGCGAGACCCGTCTGCAGGAGTGTTTCCAGCGTGGCCGCCCGCGCGGAGTCCGCTCCCGGGACCGTCCATGCCGCCAGCACGGGTGCGGCGACGGGGACGATGGCACGATCGCGGGTTGCAATGTAGGCCGCCGCGCTCACCGTGGCCACACCGATTGCGGCGTACATGGCGATTCTGCGTGGCCGGCGCGAGTGGCCTGGGCGGGTGAGATCCAGCAGTGCGACCTCGAGTTCCGCCGCGAACTCACCCGCCGTGCGCGGCCGCTTGTGCGGATCGGAATCGAGCGCGCTGAGCACGGCACTGTCGGCACGGGCCGGCAGGCCCGGGTTCAGAACGCCGGGAGGCCTCGGTGGAGGGGGATCCTGCGACGAGAGTGATGGTCCACCTGTTTCCGTGGTCTCGGTTGGCGGAAAGGGATACCGCCCGGTCAGCATCTCGTAGAGAACCACGCCCAGCGCAAAGATGTCGGAGCGCTCGTCCGGCGCAGCGCCCTTGCGCACTTCGGGTGCGATGTAGTACGGCGTTCCTCCGCGCCGCCCCGCACTCCGCGCCGCCCCGGCAGAGGCAGCGAGACCGAAGTCGAGCAGGATACCGCGTCCGGCGGGGGTGATCATGACGTTGCTGGCCGAGACGTCGCGGTGCAGCACGCGCCGCTCGTGCGCATGTTCGAGCGCCCGCGCCACGTCAATGGCGACGCGCAGCGCCGTCGCGGCGGGCATCGGTCCCGCCGCCCGGTGTTGCGCCACGGTCTGTCCCTCCACGAGGCGCAGCGCGATGAATGACTTTCCCTCCGCCTCGCCGAAGTCGTAGATTGTTGCGACGTGCGCGTGGTCGAGCGAGGAGGCCGCCCGCGCCTCGCTCAGGAAGCGTTCGCGGGCCATCTGCGACCGTGCCAGCGGGGCGGGCAGGAACTTGATGGCCACGGGACGGTCGAGCACGGGGTCATGGGCGCGCCACACGATACCCATGCCGCCGCGGCCCAGTTCATCGATCACATTGAAGCGACCGACGTTCCTGCCGCAAAGCGACTCCTCGTCCGCCGTGGAGCGAATATGCTTCAGAGGGGATGCGCCGATCTCCGACGCACTCTCGAGTGCATGCTCGAGCAGGGAACTCGCCTCGGTGAAGAGCTCCAGGTCTTCACCGCACTTCATCCTGAGATAGGCAAGCCGGTCGCCGGCCGGAAACTCGAAAGCTTCGGCCAGCAACTCGGAGGCACGACGATAGCGTTCGGGGTTCATTTGGGATGAGTAATGATTGTACGCCGCGCCCGGGCGCACCGGCCATGTCAAACTGCCCGGGCCGATCAGT
This window harbors:
- a CDS encoding protein kinase, encoding MNPERYRRASELLAEAFEFPAGDRLAYLRMKCGEDLELFTEASSLLEHALESASEIGASPLKHIRSTADEESLCGRNVGRFNVIDELGRGGMGIVWRAHDPVLDRPVAIKFLPAPLARSQMARERFLSEARAASSLDHAHVATIYDFGEAEGKSFIALRLVEGQTVAQHRAAGPMPAATALRVAIDVARALEHAHERRVLHRDVSASNVMITPAGRGILLDFGLAASAGAARSAGRRGGTPYYIAPEVRKGAAPDERSDIFALGVVLYEMLTGRYPFPPTETTETGGPSLSSQDPPPPRPPGVLNPGLPARADSAVLSALDSDPHKRPRTAGEFAAELEVALLDLTRPGHSRRPRRIAMYAAIGVATVSAAAYIATRDRAIVPVAAPVLAAWTVPGADSARAATLETLLQTGLAENSPCRVLSAQHVSGIRKRAAAKGRHDAIDLAREAGATLVLTSEITASGDERIVSWSLSETASRRSLKHGRMAAPDLMAAVDSVIAQTLPDIAAHSGTRAPIARRLPAMTTSSADAYELYMQGQKLYLENRYTDAVTVLDRALDIDTTFALAGYQQSQAFNELGRQPAAHASADLAWRHRERLSLRDRLRVEAWRDRLALNGADAMKTYAEMLDRWPDDHDALKEMSIAKWWYWHWSEALEYAVTGLALYPDDLFFLEMTAGGLTATGRADEAIPVSRRRIAIDDSFDAWDMLADNYMVLGKPDSALAALEQGMRVDPRPLELENRLITIAYVRGDLEQAIELAEAYAGNSGLTPRERYRMRVNTESGVVSYYLRAGRYRDALALLTEANQSATEVDAVRRDVNMCNLLSRIGRHGEALDYIVRCRTTEGWTRDPNVSKYNRPDGEIRSLIAVGRLGEARQILTEDEARGRETMMLFANHYFSAARLALAEGDAGLAIEQLELAVRYGKIWAFTDIDYRLMRAEAFQMEQRLDEAEAEVRDVIEHHPGHRIARYHLARILDERGATDAAAAEYRSFLEGWWRADPDLPEVIAANERLLALGR